The Nitrospira sp. genomic interval GCGAGAGCGGCTCAAACAGCCCCAGCGTTCGCTCGTCGTCAGCATTCCTGTCCGGATGGACGACAACCGCGTCGAAGTGTTCACTGGATACCGCGTACAGCATGACTCCTCGCGTGGCCCTTCTAAGGGCGGTGTCCGCTACCATCCCGAGGTCAACCTCGGAGAAGTGGCCGCACTCGCCATGTGGATGACATGGAAATGCGCCTTGGCCGGATTGCCCTACGGCGGGGCCAAGGGTGGCGTGGCCGTCGCGCCTAAACAGTTATCGCACGGAGAACTTCAGCGGCTGACCAGGCGCTACGCCGCAGAGATTTTCCCGCTGATCGGTCCCGACAAGGATGTGCCGGCACCCGACGTCGGAACGGATGCGCAGGTCATGGCCTGGATAATGGACACCTACAGCCAGCAAGTCGGCTATGCCGTCCCTGGTGTGGTGACAGGAAAGCCTCTCTCGATCGGTGGCAGCTTAGGTCGGGAGGAAGCGACAGGACGAGGGGTCGTGTACGTCACGTTGGAAGCACTTCGGCATCTCAATCTCTCCATCGACCGCGCTACCGTCGCGGTTCAAGGATTTGGGAATGTCGGAATGCACACCGCCCTCATCATGGAGCAAGAAGGGGCCCGTGTCATTGCAGTGAGCGATGTCACCGGCGGTCTCTATAACGAGAAGGGGCTCAATATCCGGGAACTCCTGGACCGCTACAAGACCAAGGGCCAGACACTTAAAGACACCCAGATGGGCGATTGGATCACGAACGCGGAGCTGCTCCAGCTTCCATGCACCGTGTTGGTCCCTGCCGCGCTGTCGGAACAAATCACCGAGCACAATGCCGCCGCCCTTCGGTGCCGGATCCTCGCGGAAGGCGCCAATGGCCCAACCACCCTTGAGGCCGATCGGATTCTCGAGGACAAGGGCGTGTTTATTATCCCCGACATCCTAGCCAATTCCGGCGGCGTCATTGTGTCCTATTTCGAGTGGGTCCAGGATCTGCAACGGTTCTTCTGGAATGAGACGGACATCCGAAAACGCCTCCAGGACATTATCACCTCGGCATTTCACCAGACCACGCTCTTCGCCACCGAAAAGCGAGTCTCCATGCGGATGGCC includes:
- a CDS encoding Glu/Leu/Phe/Val dehydrogenase, whose amino-acid sequence is MKEYDTPTFRLAVSQFDQAAEAMHLDHNLRERLKQPQRSLVVSIPVRMDDNRVEVFTGYRVQHDSSRGPSKGGVRYHPEVNLGEVAALAMWMTWKCALAGLPYGGAKGGVAVAPKQLSHGELQRLTRRYAAEIFPLIGPDKDVPAPDVGTDAQVMAWIMDTYSQQVGYAVPGVVTGKPLSIGGSLGREEATGRGVVYVTLEALRHLNLSIDRATVAVQGFGNVGMHTALIMEQEGARVIAVSDVTGGLYNEKGLNIRELLDRYKTKGQTLKDTQMGDWITNAELLQLPCTVLVPAALSEQITEHNAAALRCRILAEGANGPTTLEADRILEDKGVFIIPDILANSGGVIVSYFEWVQDLQRFFWNETDIRKRLQDIITSAFHQTTLFATEKRVSMRMAALMNGIDKVAQAHLQRGLYP